One region of Candidatus Aegiribacteria sp. genomic DNA includes:
- a CDS encoding alkaline phosphatase family protein, which yields MLFVTAVSAYVGPGAGFGIVTSFLVILNALFASMLSALIWPVTLIIRFIKRRRRQYKQISKRVVVLGLDGFSPRIAGQMMDSGQLPYLDSMRKNGTFCDLQTTCPGISPVAWSSFQTGVNPGKHDIFDFLAPDRERYLPTLSSVKTGSTTSRVGFGAFGFNVSKSFVRLLRKSKPFWILLRKYGIKSTVLRVPITYPPESLDGQLLSGMCVPDLRGTQGSYTVFSEKDSGDSYAGGIRRELSKVNEHLWTGIFPGPMKNDGICATIPLELEISGERITLIIGDRKISISQGVLSEWVELTFKSGRKKIKAISRFCLTMENSCPSVYSTALHIDPFSPSLPISHPVYYSKYLAGLYGPFATLGLAEDTWALNNDAVSENIFLDQSWSIFEEREKMYFDALSHTGRGLVVCVFDTSDRIQHMFWGQGTTPDTPIHNMYLRMDELIGRTLSELRKDDMLIVMSDHGFTSFHTCIDFNRWLLSNGYLFLKDGVETVDTSFKGVDWSKTRAWSMGLAGIMLNIKGREGNGIVEPGIDAEELLTEIADKLLILETDEGERVINAVYSASDIYHGPYVTGSPDLVVGTKTGFRAGWGCVTGGVGSKVIYPNTRRWNGDHCHDHKLVPGTLASNMKLDSFNASILDIAPTILRVLGIRPPSYMDGKILTGNENR from the coding sequence TTGCTATTTGTCACTGCGGTATCCGCATATGTGGGACCAGGCGCGGGATTTGGAATAGTAACATCATTTCTCGTCATTCTTAATGCGCTATTCGCTTCGATGCTGTCTGCTCTTATATGGCCGGTAACTCTGATTATAAGATTCATCAAGCGAAGAAGACGGCAGTATAAGCAAATCTCGAAAAGAGTGGTCGTTCTGGGACTCGATGGGTTTTCACCACGTATTGCCGGACAGATGATGGATTCCGGTCAATTACCATATCTTGACAGCATGCGTAAGAACGGCACATTCTGTGATTTACAGACAACATGTCCGGGGATATCTCCTGTTGCATGGTCTTCTTTTCAAACAGGTGTTAATCCTGGAAAACATGATATTTTCGATTTCCTCGCACCGGACCGGGAGCGTTACCTTCCTACACTTTCTTCAGTGAAAACAGGATCAACAACTTCCAGAGTGGGTTTTGGCGCCTTCGGTTTCAATGTATCAAAATCATTTGTCAGACTTCTCCGTAAAAGCAAACCCTTCTGGATTCTTCTGAGAAAGTATGGCATCAAATCTACAGTTCTTAGAGTACCCATAACCTATCCCCCTGAATCACTGGATGGACAGCTTCTGAGCGGAATGTGCGTACCTGATCTCAGAGGAACTCAGGGAAGCTATACCGTGTTTTCTGAAAAGGATTCCGGAGACTCATATGCGGGAGGTATCCGGCGGGAACTATCGAAGGTTAACGAACATCTCTGGACAGGAATATTTCCAGGTCCAATGAAAAATGATGGCATATGCGCGACTATCCCGCTTGAACTGGAAATTTCCGGAGAACGTATTACTCTTATAATTGGAGACAGGAAAATATCCATCTCGCAAGGAGTTCTTTCCGAATGGGTTGAACTTACTTTCAAATCAGGCAGAAAGAAAATCAAGGCTATATCAAGATTCTGTCTGACTATGGAGAACAGCTGTCCCTCCGTTTATTCCACAGCGCTGCATATCGATCCTTTCTCTCCTTCTCTGCCCATTTCACATCCCGTTTATTACTCGAAATATCTGGCTGGACTTTATGGACCTTTTGCTACACTTGGCCTTGCCGAGGATACCTGGGCTCTGAACAATGATGCTGTTTCTGAAAATATCTTTCTGGATCAGTCCTGGTCCATCTTCGAGGAGAGAGAGAAAATGTATTTTGATGCTCTCTCTCACACTGGCAGGGGCCTTGTCGTATGTGTATTTGATACTTCAGACAGGATACAGCATATGTTCTGGGGTCAGGGAACAACTCCTGATACTCCGATTCATAACATGTACTTAAGAATGGATGAGCTGATAGGCAGAACCCTCTCTGAACTGCGGAAAGACGATATGCTCATTGTCATGTCCGATCATGGCTTTACATCCTTCCATACCTGTATTGATTTCAACAGGTGGCTGCTGTCCAATGGATACCTTTTTCTGAAAGACGGCGTGGAAACAGTTGACACATCTTTTAAAGGTGTTGACTGGTCAAAAACAAGAGCCTGGTCCATGGGGCTCGCAGGAATTATGCTGAACATTAAAGGTCGTGAAGGAAATGGGATTGTCGAACCTGGCATAGATGCTGAAGAGCTTCTGACTGAGATTGCTGATAAACTGCTTATTCTTGAAACAGACGAAGGAGAACGTGTGATTAACGCTGTATATTCCGCATCGGACATATATCATGGTCCCTACGTCACCGGATCTCCCGATCTTGTAGTAGGTACGAAAACAGGATTCAGGGCCGGCTGGGGTTGTGTCACCGGCGGGGTTGGAAGTAAAGTGATATATCCCAACACCAGACGTTGGAACGGAGATCACTGTCATGATCACAAACTTGTTCCCGGAACTCTGGCATCAAATATGAAACTTGACTCGTTCAATGCTTCCATTCTTGATATTGCTCCGACAATCCTTAGAGTTCTTGGAATCAGACCGCCTTCATACATGGATGGAAAAATACTCACTGGAAATGAAAACAGATAA
- a CDS encoding flippase-like domain-containing protein, which produces MKLNKKFASAAFGIVLGLSLSWFLLRTSGGHDGIVSALNNIFNRVADADTGLLLGAFALFLLSQILRAFRWMILSFGKKVPFSLSMPVTSIHVGLGHLLPVRLSDVAFVGLFKHFGSIPVGYGTATVVLAKLLDLVAMGIIIGSAVAAGVGEMAYVAPILVLIGSLGIIFIVPLLRAIRKPSVWVLQKLMPGEITHWFDDLLEASSVKGKKGKLASAFLVSLIAWISKLLMFCLLLESLGITGIPLWKIFFASGVTDLTMALPVHGLLSLGTVEAGWAAGFAMVGIEGIVASGTNIIELGFSVHLLWMFMAVFLMILAIPWLWFILLNKHRHRVSMNSTYKDSN; this is translated from the coding sequence TTGAAACTCAATAAGAAATTCGCAAGCGCAGCCTTTGGGATAGTACTCGGATTATCCCTATCCTGGTTTCTTCTAAGAACTTCAGGTGGACACGATGGCATCGTCTCGGCACTGAACAATATCTTCAACAGAGTTGCGGATGCTGATACAGGCCTCCTTCTCGGAGCCTTTGCTCTATTTCTTCTAAGTCAGATTCTCAGAGCATTCAGATGGATGATTCTAAGCTTCGGAAAGAAAGTACCCTTTTCTCTATCAATGCCTGTTACATCCATCCATGTAGGGCTTGGGCATCTTCTTCCAGTAAGACTCTCAGATGTTGCTTTCGTAGGGCTTTTCAAACACTTCGGCTCAATTCCAGTAGGATACGGAACCGCGACTGTTGTACTCGCGAAACTGCTCGATCTTGTCGCTATGGGAATCATTATCGGATCCGCGGTTGCTGCAGGAGTTGGAGAGATGGCTTATGTAGCACCCATTCTGGTATTAATAGGATCCCTCGGGATAATCTTCATAGTACCCCTCTTGAGAGCCATCAGAAAGCCTTCAGTATGGGTCCTTCAGAAATTAATGCCGGGAGAGATAACCCACTGGTTCGATGATCTTCTTGAGGCATCTTCCGTCAAGGGAAAGAAAGGGAAATTAGCATCTGCATTCCTTGTTTCACTTATAGCCTGGATTAGCAAACTTCTTATGTTCTGTCTGCTGCTCGAATCCCTCGGAATTACTGGAATACCTCTATGGAAAATCTTCTTCGCAAGCGGAGTTACGGATCTTACAATGGCATTGCCTGTGCACGGGCTGTTAAGTCTGGGAACCGTTGAAGCCGGATGGGCTGCAGGATTTGCCATGGTTGGTATTGAGGGTATTGTTGCTTCTGGTACAAACATTATTGAACTGGGTTTCAGTGTGCATCTTCTCTGGATGTTCATGGCTGTATTTCTGATGATTCTTGCCATTCCATGGCTCTGGTTCATATTACTTAATAAACACAGACATCGTGTTTCTATGAATTCAACTTATAAGGATTCAAATTGA
- a CDS encoding VOC family protein, giving the protein MNRIIHVKITSDDPEEIAEFYGKAFNWKIEKFPDPPDGWKMDSGKGFGVNCTVYRSEDSPLDKHLSIAISVSSIAETADRILEAGGKIMHDKIHAFGNTYLYCQDPDRNTICLVEFGN; this is encoded by the coding sequence ATGAATAGAATTATCCATGTAAAGATCACATCAGATGATCCTGAAGAGATAGCAGAATTCTATGGGAAAGCATTCAACTGGAAAATCGAGAAGTTTCCGGACCCGCCGGATGGCTGGAAAATGGATTCAGGCAAAGGATTTGGAGTAAATTGCACTGTTTACAGAAGTGAAGACTCACCCCTTGATAAGCATCTTTCTATAGCAATATCTGTTTCTTCAATTGCAGAAACAGCAGATCGAATTCTCGAAGCTGGCGGAAAAATAATGCATGACAAAATACATGCTTTCGGGAACACATATCTTTATTGCCAGGATCCTGACAGAAACACCATCTGCCTTGTTGAGTTCGGGAATTAG
- a CDS encoding M18 family aminopeptidase: protein MNTENSVSDLLSFLDKSPTASWAVSGLASKLEENDFRRLHEKDIWNLSINEKFYIVRSSSAIIAGISGSQSCGEAGCRITGAHTDSPGFRVKPIPQRSKDGMITLGVEVYGSPILATWFDRDLSISGTLVFQEDNLLKQKLFILRKPVCRIASPAIHLERNINKDGFKINPEDNTPLLLSTSGSGFQELLDLACNSAGLRKEDVSGWSMEVWDPQPAVTGGIDDDFIFSGRLDNLTMCHAAVEAILRTEETPHTRMISLFNSEEVGSKTLNGANSSFLDSVIERLSGSRKEYFRCLSNSVFVSADGAHGVHPNYAGKHDSECRPVLNGGPVIKVNASNKYTSSDISSSYFSHCAKEAGVNVQYYVSRNDILCGSTIGPITSSRTGIKSVDVGNAMLSMHSIREVAGTSDHEDMIKVFVEHMMGTVSISD, encoded by the coding sequence ATGAATACCGAGAATTCTGTTTCTGATTTACTGTCGTTTCTTGATAAAAGCCCTACTGCTTCCTGGGCTGTATCCGGTCTTGCATCCAAATTGGAGGAGAACGATTTCAGGAGACTGCATGAGAAGGACATATGGAACCTTTCGATAAATGAAAAATTCTATATTGTTCGATCGTCGTCCGCTATAATTGCAGGAATATCGGGTTCTCAATCCTGCGGAGAGGCCGGCTGCAGAATAACAGGGGCGCATACTGATTCACCCGGTTTCAGAGTAAAACCAATACCTCAACGGTCTAAAGACGGTATGATTACTCTTGGAGTGGAGGTATATGGAAGTCCAATACTTGCGACATGGTTCGATCGTGATCTCTCCATTTCAGGCACCCTTGTATTTCAGGAAGATAACCTTCTTAAACAGAAACTGTTCATTTTGAGGAAACCTGTTTGCAGGATTGCTTCTCCAGCTATTCATCTTGAACGCAATATCAATAAAGATGGATTCAAGATCAATCCGGAAGATAATACTCCATTGCTTTTGTCTACTTCCGGCTCAGGTTTTCAGGAACTGCTTGATCTTGCCTGTAATTCAGCCGGCCTGAGAAAAGAAGATGTCTCCGGATGGTCGATGGAAGTCTGGGATCCTCAGCCAGCAGTCACAGGGGGTATCGATGATGACTTCATTTTTTCCGGCAGGCTGGACAATCTGACTATGTGTCATGCCGCAGTAGAAGCAATTCTTAGAACAGAGGAAACACCCCACACACGGATGATAAGTCTATTCAACAGTGAAGAAGTTGGTTCGAAAACCCTTAACGGAGCCAATTCATCTTTTCTCGATTCAGTGATAGAGAGATTGTCGGGAAGCAGGAAAGAGTACTTCAGATGCCTTTCAAACAGTGTGTTTGTGTCCGCTGATGGCGCTCATGGTGTACATCCCAATTACGCGGGCAAGCATGATTCCGAATGCCGTCCCGTACTGAACGGTGGTCCTGTTATTAAGGTAAACGCCAGTAACAAATACACATCCTCTGATATTTCTTCTTCCTATTTCTCCCACTGCGCGAAAGAAGCAGGCGTAAATGTTCAGTATTATGTGAGCAGGAACGATATACTCTGTGGAAGCACTATCGGACCAATAACATCATCCAGAACAGGAATTAAAAGCGTGGATGTCGGTAACGCAATGCTGTCGATGCATTCAATCAGGGAAGTGGCAGGTACATCTGATCACGAAGATATGATCAAGGTTTTTGTTGAACACATGATGGGTACGGTCAGTATTTCTGATTAA
- a CDS encoding acyl-CoA dehydratase activase, which translates to MSARIGIDMGSVSVKVVQMDGNRISRAVYRRHHGNPVDSLVSILSDLDGWEGIPTAFTGSCSRTAAFVAGSKPVNEVVALAGAIPQCCPEVYSVIEMGGQDSKLLLFRNTIEGIAFDDFSMNSVCAAGTGSFLDQQASRLGLKPEELGELALQCKNPPRIAGRCSVFAKTDMIHLQQIGTPVAHIVAGLCFAVARNFKSSIASGKDFRPPVAFVGGVAANPGMVQAFREVLGHEYSDLIVPEHFRCLVAAGAAIVSRDSDLSVLQNKYIDSLLDSSGSKMTVKSLEPLKQFSIHHPGVASAPVITTEAVYIGIDVGSISTNLVAIGAQTRELHASEYLMTAGKPLEAVKEGLSRLFHTLGAEREVLGLGTTGSGRYMIGDFTGADVVRNEITAQARAAVEIDPGVDTIFEIGGQDSKYISLENGRVVDFEMNKVCAAGTGSFLEEQAEKLGLSIKDFGPCAINAPEPCGLGERCTVFMESDVFSHQADGASVENLVSGLSYSIVKNYLHRVVGEKKIGKHIFFQGGTAFNEGVAAAFNAVLTDGNITIPSNHHVTGAIGVALLAMEEKQPGPSSFKGFRLASEKYRQDSFVCKSCSNNCEIHRVTLQDGRKLYYGGRCEKYETGKSSIEADNEGQNLFIYREKLLLGNFNEEVSGTKPKMGIPRALWFWEFFPFFRTFFEECGFDVVLSGTSTSNLIHSGVESVAAETCFPVKLAHGHVLDLLEKDVDYIFLPSILRSFPQGNFSESYNCPYIEGSPHIIDSSLGLSTEENVKTLSPVLDFSLSGKDWMNGLLKMAEGLNINRKSAVKACMNARKKQTAFADSLLELGREALAKVKDNQPVFVIISRPYNGSDPAVNVELPGKLAKMGAIVIPTDCLELPMERISEMHPNMYWQYGQRIIAAALAIRENKLLNGVYITNFGCGPDSFIQHEVARIMGEKPMLTIEIDEHAADAGVITRCEAFMDAIAGRRENGTSSFQEMLGNRNMEIKDRQVWIPWLGEATGIAVAAARKHGVNAVRIPPTTKESVALGRSVTTGKECYPAIITIGNMLSILKENNPSDTAFFMGTASGPCRFGQYCSYHRILLDRHGFEDVPIITATSSDSYTSVKELSSLAFQIDMLKAAIAGDILKSALYRVRPYEIESGRADEVMNTSLTAAAEAMEKGKSLIPVLAQSAEEYLKIPRKDVPKPLVLMFGEIYVRNDSFAHSFTDLRIEALGGEVFNTPLMEWFEFVNYSFIQKSKDRKRIPDLVRGYSRMKLMSKLRKQMEAPFASLLADRPEPEPFEILNTAKPYMEENVGGEAILCVGAPLSLAEKGIIDGAVNIFPFTCLPGTIVTAISKRIRKEHRDLPWLNLAFDGQEDTDNEARLEAFMYQVTQTFMEKSGKKADLSLITMK; encoded by the coding sequence ATGAGCGCCAGAATCGGTATCGATATGGGATCTGTAAGCGTTAAAGTTGTACAAATGGATGGGAATCGTATTTCCAGAGCAGTATACAGGCGCCACCACGGTAATCCGGTTGACAGTCTTGTTTCTATTCTATCTGATCTTGATGGGTGGGAGGGAATTCCCACGGCATTCACAGGCAGTTGCTCCAGAACAGCCGCTTTCGTTGCTGGAAGTAAGCCTGTAAATGAAGTTGTGGCTCTCGCAGGAGCGATACCTCAATGCTGTCCTGAGGTTTATTCGGTTATCGAGATGGGTGGACAGGATTCAAAACTTCTTCTGTTCAGAAATACTATTGAAGGAATCGCTTTCGATGATTTTTCAATGAATTCCGTCTGTGCCGCCGGCACAGGATCATTTCTTGATCAGCAGGCATCAAGGCTCGGACTGAAACCCGAAGAACTCGGAGAACTTGCCCTTCAGTGCAAAAATCCTCCAAGAATTGCCGGCAGATGCAGTGTATTCGCGAAGACAGACATGATTCATCTACAGCAGATAGGAACACCTGTAGCACATATTGTCGCAGGGCTCTGCTTCGCAGTTGCACGGAATTTCAAAAGTTCCATCGCCTCAGGAAAGGATTTTCGCCCTCCTGTCGCATTTGTGGGAGGAGTTGCAGCCAATCCAGGTATGGTTCAAGCATTCAGGGAAGTACTCGGTCATGAGTATTCTGATCTTATTGTACCCGAGCATTTCAGGTGTCTAGTAGCTGCTGGAGCCGCAATTGTATCCCGGGATAGTGATCTTTCAGTTCTTCAGAACAAATACATCGATAGTCTTCTGGATTCATCCGGGAGTAAAATGACGGTGAAATCACTTGAACCTCTCAAACAGTTTTCCATTCATCATCCAGGCGTTGCATCAGCTCCCGTCATCACCACTGAGGCTGTCTACATAGGCATTGATGTAGGTTCAATCAGCACAAATCTTGTGGCTATAGGAGCTCAAACCAGAGAGCTTCACGCATCTGAATATCTCATGACAGCCGGGAAACCACTTGAAGCTGTAAAGGAAGGACTTTCCAGACTGTTTCACACACTTGGTGCTGAAAGGGAAGTTCTCGGTCTTGGAACAACCGGTTCAGGCAGATATATGATAGGTGATTTCACAGGAGCGGATGTTGTCAGGAATGAAATTACAGCTCAGGCAAGAGCTGCTGTTGAAATAGACCCTGGGGTAGACACTATTTTCGAGATTGGCGGGCAGGACTCCAAATACATTTCACTCGAGAATGGAAGAGTTGTCGATTTTGAGATGAACAAGGTTTGTGCCGCAGGAACAGGCTCATTTCTTGAGGAACAGGCCGAGAAGCTTGGACTCAGCATAAAGGATTTTGGACCATGTGCCATTAATGCCCCTGAGCCATGCGGTCTCGGTGAAAGATGCACCGTATTCATGGAAAGTGATGTATTTTCTCATCAGGCAGATGGCGCATCAGTTGAGAATCTTGTCTCCGGTCTATCATATTCAATTGTTAAGAATTATCTGCACAGAGTCGTAGGCGAGAAGAAAATCGGCAAGCATATTTTCTTTCAAGGCGGAACGGCATTCAATGAAGGTGTTGCAGCTGCTTTCAACGCGGTTCTCACTGATGGTAATATCACAATACCCTCCAACCATCATGTAACAGGAGCAATAGGAGTCGCTCTGCTTGCAATGGAAGAAAAACAACCAGGGCCATCCTCATTCAAGGGATTCCGTCTGGCTTCCGAAAAATACAGACAGGATTCATTCGTATGCAAAAGCTGCTCCAATAATTGCGAAATCCACCGCGTAACTCTCCAGGATGGAAGAAAGCTTTATTACGGAGGAAGATGTGAAAAGTATGAAACAGGAAAATCTTCAATAGAAGCGGATAATGAAGGACAAAACCTCTTTATTTACAGAGAAAAGCTACTTCTGGGTAATTTCAATGAAGAAGTATCAGGAACTAAACCAAAAATGGGAATCCCAAGAGCGCTCTGGTTCTGGGAGTTCTTTCCATTCTTCAGAACTTTCTTTGAAGAATGCGGTTTTGATGTTGTTCTTTCGGGAACTTCTACAAGTAATCTGATCCATTCCGGTGTTGAAAGCGTAGCAGCGGAAACCTGCTTTCCAGTGAAACTTGCTCACGGACATGTTCTAGATCTGCTTGAAAAGGATGTGGACTACATATTTCTTCCTTCAATTCTAAGATCCTTCCCGCAGGGTAATTTTTCTGAATCGTATAATTGTCCCTATATCGAAGGATCACCTCATATTATAGATTCCAGCCTCGGACTCTCAACCGAGGAAAATGTTAAAACACTCAGTCCGGTACTTGATTTCTCTTTATCCGGTAAAGACTGGATGAATGGTCTTCTCAAAATGGCTGAGGGATTGAACATTAATAGAAAATCCGCAGTCAAAGCTTGTATGAATGCAAGGAAGAAGCAGACTGCTTTTGCGGATTCGTTATTGGAACTCGGTCGAGAAGCTCTCGCAAAAGTGAAAGATAATCAACCTGTATTCGTCATAATAAGCAGACCGTACAACGGTTCGGATCCTGCGGTTAATGTTGAACTTCCAGGTAAACTTGCGAAAATGGGAGCTATAGTCATACCTACCGATTGTCTTGAGCTTCCAATGGAGCGAATATCTGAAATGCACCCGAACATGTACTGGCAATATGGTCAGCGAATCATTGCAGCGGCACTTGCAATAAGAGAAAACAAGTTGCTTAACGGTGTTTACATCACTAACTTCGGTTGCGGTCCTGATTCATTTATTCAACATGAAGTAGCAAGGATAATGGGCGAAAAACCTATGCTTACGATAGAAATCGATGAACATGCTGCTGACGCAGGTGTCATTACCCGTTGCGAAGCATTCATGGACGCTATTGCAGGCAGAAGAGAGAACGGAACATCTTCATTCCAGGAAATGCTCGGCAACAGAAATATGGAAATCAAAGACAGACAGGTATGGATTCCATGGCTGGGTGAAGCTACGGGAATTGCGGTTGCGGCAGCCCGGAAGCATGGCGTTAATGCCGTCCGCATCCCGCCAACCACGAAGGAATCTGTTGCATTAGGCCGTTCGGTGACCACCGGAAAAGAATGCTATCCCGCTATTATCACAATAGGAAATATGCTGTCGATTCTAAAGGAGAATAATCCATCCGATACAGCCTTTTTCATGGGAACAGCCTCCGGACCGTGCCGATTCGGTCAGTACTGCAGCTACCACAGGATACTACTTGATCGTCACGGATTTGAGGATGTACCCATCATAACGGCCACTTCCAGCGATTCGTACACAAGCGTAAAGGAGCTGTCATCACTCGCATTTCAAATTGATATGCTCAAAGCAGCGATAGCCGGAGATATCCTGAAAAGCGCTCTCTACCGCGTACGGCCATATGAAATCGAGAGCGGCAGAGCCGATGAGGTAATGAATACTTCGCTCACTGCAGCCGCTGAAGCGATGGAAAAAGGGAAATCATTAATCCCTGTACTTGCACAATCAGCTGAGGAATACTTGAAAATACCCAGAAAAGATGTTCCAAAACCTCTTGTACTTATGTTCGGTGAAATTTATGTACGTAATGACTCCTTTGCTCACTCTTTCACTGATCTGCGAATTGAAGCACTGGGAGGAGAGGTCTTTAATACACCTCTTATGGAATGGTTTGAATTCGTCAACTACTCCTTCATACAGAAATCGAAAGATCGAAAAAGGATTCCTGATCTTGTCAGGGGATATTCAAGAATGAAACTTATGTCGAAACTTAGAAAACAGATGGAAGCCCCTTTTGCTTCACTTCTTGCAGATCGTCCTGAACCGGAACCTTTCGAGATTCTGAATACCGCAAAACCCTACATGGAAGAAAACGTAGGCGGTGAGGCTATTCTTTGTGTTGGAGCACCCCTTTCCCTCGCTGAAAAAGGAATAATAGACGGTGCTGTGAATATATTCCCATTTACATGCCTTCCCGGAACGATTGTAACTGCTATCAGCAAGAGAATACGTAAGGAACATCGGGATCTTCCATGGCTCAATTTAGCCTTTGACGGTCAGGAAGATACAGATAATGAAGCAAGACTTGAAGCGTTCATGTATCAGGTCACTCAAACCTTCATGGAGAAATCCGGGAAAAAGGCTGATCTTTCATTGATAACAATGAAGTAA
- a CDS encoding ABC transporter ATP-binding protein: MNKEPLVQVSKLFKSYRKVQALREFSLFIDPGMIFSLLGPNGAGKTTLMKILLGIVKYDSGTVHILNLPVSSPLSRRSVRFLPEYLTFPSWATPKVLMRQLERIRHESSMHDFINRCTELDCVDLMNRPMGKMSRGQKQRVALSLVTTGQPTLVLLDEPSTGLDPAGRIMVRKLIKTLASNGSTVLINSHLLGEVERVCDTAAFINKGFLIAEGGIDSLSKQTGLAFVETEQTSEMHIALENAGYSCRTENKGILVQLTSPSAFRKFTEIVLTTGIIFTALTLKRESLEDVFLRIMDHSNLEDDIVS; encoded by the coding sequence GTGAATAAAGAACCGCTTGTTCAGGTCAGCAAATTATTCAAATCCTATCGCAAAGTACAGGCTCTTCGAGAATTCAGCCTTTTCATTGATCCCGGCATGATATTTTCTCTCCTTGGTCCCAATGGTGCCGGAAAAACCACCCTGATGAAAATACTCCTTGGAATTGTTAAGTACGACTCTGGAACTGTCCATATTTTAAATCTTCCGGTATCCTCACCTCTATCCAGACGAAGCGTAAGGTTTCTTCCCGAATATTTGACTTTCCCGTCCTGGGCCACTCCTAAAGTGCTGATGCGGCAGTTGGAGCGCATAAGGCATGAATCCAGCATGCACGATTTCATTAATCGCTGTACAGAACTTGACTGTGTTGACCTGATGAACAGACCGATGGGTAAGATGTCCAGAGGACAGAAGCAGAGGGTTGCTCTCTCTCTTGTTACGACGGGGCAGCCAACCCTTGTTCTTCTTGATGAGCCTTCTACAGGTCTTGATCCCGCTGGACGGATAATGGTTCGAAAACTGATAAAAACCCTTGCTTCAAACGGATCAACGGTATTGATTAACTCTCACCTGCTGGGTGAGGTCGAACGGGTTTGCGATACAGCGGCATTCATCAATAAAGGTTTTCTAATCGCGGAAGGTGGAATTGACTCTCTTTCAAAGCAGACCGGACTTGCTTTTGTTGAGACAGAACAGACATCTGAAATGCACATAGCTCTTGAGAATGCCGGTTACTCCTGCCGGACCGAGAATAAAGGTATACTCGTGCAGCTCACTTCCCCATCTGCCTTCAGGAAATTCACCGAGATAGTACTAACGACGGGGATTATCTTCACAGCTCTCACTCTGAAGAGAGAAAGTCTTGAGGATGTCTTTCTCAGAATCATGGATCACTCGAATCTGGAGGATGACATTGTTTCTTAA